Proteins encoded by one window of Salvia splendens isolate huo1 chromosome 5, SspV2, whole genome shotgun sequence:
- the LOC121802822 gene encoding cyclin-D5-3-like, whose product MESSSQSMFSPSSLLCGEDLGCLDSEDEEEIVVDENDDAYIQTLLDREIEVDRREMEDLFQYSWIQRARLEGIDYILRKWEVLGFGVQTAYASVTFLDRFLSRRSVDAEQSWAIRLLSMVCLSLAAKVEEIRVPALSEFCVEDYNFESSVIMRMELLVLKALGWKMGSLTPFNFTSFFARKFFDKSPPKDWFSRIVEAILSSVRDAKIMCHGPSVIAAAATLFVLDQELTKEALELKIGCLTTASHSFNIESIISCYNSFQEMEIERLNRSKAIESPVLSPAQLQTYGSSSANSAKRKRLVFNQIDEKSSNVDEMKKPKTES is encoded by the exons ATGGAGAGTAGCTCTCAATCTATGTTCTCTCCTAGTAGTCTCCTCTGTGGAGAGGATTTGGGATGTTTAGATtctgaagatgaagaagaaattgTAGTTGATGAAAACGATGATGCTTACATTCAAACTCTTCTTGACAGAGAAATCGAAGTTGATCGGCGCGAAATGGAAGATCTTTTCCAGTATTCTTGGATTCAAAGGGCTCGTTTGGAAGGGATTGATTACATTCTCAGG AAATGGGAAGTTCTTGGATTTGGAGTACAAACTGCCTATGCATCAGTTACATTTCTTGATAGATTTCTCTCAAGAAGATCTGTTGAT gCAGAGCAATCTTGGGCCATAAGGCTTTTGTCCATGGTTTGTCTATCACTGGCTGCCAAAGTGGAGGAAATTAGGGTGCCTGCATTGTCAGAGTTTTGTGTTGAAGATTACAATTTTGAGAGCAGTGTGATAATGAGGATGGAGCTTTTGGTGTTGAAGGCATTAGGATGGAAAATGGGATCCCTAACCCCTTTCAATTTCACCTCATTCTTTGCAAGAAAGTTTTTTGATAAATCTCCACCAAAAGACTGGTTTTCAAGAATTGTGGAAGCCATTTTGAGCTCAGTGAGAG ATGCAAAAATAATGTGTCATGGGCCATCTGTGATAGCAGCAGCTGCCACATTGTTTGTATTGGATCAAGAATTGACAAAAGAAGCATTGGAACTTAAAATTGGTTGCTTAACAACAGCTTCTCACTCTTTCAATATT GAGAGCATCATTTCCTGCTACAACTCTTTCCaagaaatggagattgagagATTGAATCGAAGCAAAGCCATTGAATCTCCTGTTTTATCCCCTGCCCAATTACAAACATATGGAAGTTCCTCTGCAAATTCCGCGAAGCGGAAGCGGCTTGTGTTCAACCAGATTGATGAAAAGTCCTCCAATGTGGATGAGATGAAGAAGCCAAAGACTGAAAGCTGA
- the LOC121802314 gene encoding probable strigolactone esterase DAD2 has product MGHSLLEALNVRVVGSGEKILVLAHGFGTDQSAWQRIIPFFRHDHRIVLFDLVCAGTVNPDYFDFRRYTSLDAYVDDLLCILDALRIDRCTYVGHSVSATIGILASIKRPQLFNKLVLVGFSPRFLNDHNYHGGFEQGEIEQVFSAMEANYEAWVNGFAPLAVGADVPEAVREFSRTLFNMRPDITLFVSRTVFNSDLRGVLGLVRVPCSIIQTAKDVSVPASVASYVKNHLGGRSTVHMLNIEGHLPHLSAPNLLAQELRRALPR; this is encoded by the exons ATGGGGCATAGTCTACTGGAGGCGTTGAACGTGCGAGTGGTGGGCTCCGGCGAGAAGATCCTCGTCCTCGCCCACGGCTTCGGCACCGATCAATCGGCGTGGCAGCGCATTATCCCTTTCTTCCGCCACGATCACAGGATAGTTCTCTTCGATCTCGTCTGCGCCGGCACCGTCAACCCCGATTACTTCGACTTCCGCCGCTACACCTCCCTCGACGCCTACGTCGACGACCTCCTCTGCATCCTCGATGCCCTCCGCATCGACCGCTGCACCTACGTCGGCCACTCCGTCTCCGCCACCATCGGAATCCTCGCCTCCATCAAACGCCCCCAGCTCTTCAACAAGCTCGTCCTCGTCGGCTTCTCCCCTAG ATTTCTAAACGATCACAATTACCACGGGGGATTCGAGCAGGGGGAGATCGAGCAGGTGTTCTCGGCGATGGAGGCGAACTACGAGGCTTGGGTGAACGGATTCGCGCCGCTGGCGGTGGGGGCGGACGTGCCGGAGGCGGTGAGGGAGTTCAGCCGGACGCTGTTCAACATGAGGCCGGACATAACTCTGTTCGTGTCGAGAACCGTGTTCAACAGCGACCTCCGCGGCGTGCTAGGGCTGGTGAGGGTGCCGTGCTCCATAATCCAGACGGCGAAGGACGTGTCGGTGCCGGCGTCGGTAGCGTCGTACGTGAAGAATCACCTCGGAGGTCGGAGCACGGTGCACATGCTCAACATCGAAGGGCACCTGCCCCACCTGTCCGCCCCCAATCTGCTCGCGCAGGAGCTCCGGCGAGCGCTGCCTAGATAA